One stretch of Malus domestica chromosome 14, GDT2T_hap1 DNA includes these proteins:
- the LOC103453937 gene encoding fructose-bisphosphate aldolase 1, cytoplasmic, giving the protein MSAYRGKYADELIANAAYIGTPGKGILAADESTGTIGKRFASINVENVESNRRALRELLFTAPDVLQYLSGVILFEETLYQKTASGKPFVDVLKEGGVLPGIKVDKGTVELAGTNGETTTQGLDGLAQRCQKYYEAGARFAKWRAVLKIGPNEPSQLSIQENANGLARYAIICQENGLVPIVEPEILVDGPHSIDKCADVTERVLAACYKALNDHHVLLEGTLLKPNMVTPGSDAKKASPEVIAEYTVRALLRTTPAAVPAVVFLSGGQSEEEATLNLNAMNQLKGKKPWSLSFSFGRALQQSTLKAWAGKEENIPKAQAALLTRAKANSEATLGTYKGDAKLGEGAAESLHVKDYKY; this is encoded by the exons ATGTCTGCTTACAGAGGCAAATACGCTG ATGAGCTTATCGCCAATGCTGCCTACATTGGCACCCCTGGAAAGGGTATTCTTGCTGCTGATGAGTCAACTGGCACAATCGGCAAACGTTTTGCCAGCATCAATGTTGAGAATGTTGAATCAAACAGGCGTGCTCTTCGTGAGCTCCTCTTCACTGCCCCTGATGTGCTCCAATACCTTAGTGGAGTGATCCTCTTTGAGGAAACCCTCTACCAGAAGACTGCTTCAG GCAAGCCATTCGTTGACGTCTTGAAGGAAGGTGGTGTTCTCCCTGGTATTAAGGTCGACAAGGGTACCGTTGAGCTCGCCGGAACCAATGGTGAGACCACAACCCAGGGTCTTGATGGCCTTGCCCAGCGCTGCCAGAAGTACTATGAAGCCGGTGCACGGTTTGCAAAATGGCGTGCTGTGCTCAAGATTGGCCCCAATGAGCCATCTCAGCTGTCCATTCAAGAGAACGCTAATGGGTTGGCTCGTTATGCTATCATCTGCCAGGAGAATGGTCTAGTCCCAATCGTTGAGCCAGAGATCCTGGTTGATGGACCCCATTCCATCGATAAGTGTGCTGATGTGACAGAGCGCGTTCTTGCTGCGTGCTACAAGGCTCTTAATGACCACCATGTCCTCCTCGAAGGAACTCTGTTGAAGCCCAACATGGTCACTCCAGGATCTGATGCCAAGAAGGCTTCACCAGAAGTGATTGCCGAGTATACGGTTCGTGCCTTGTTGCGCACTACCCCTGCAGCTGTCCCTGCTGTTGTGTTCTTGTCCGGTGGACAGAGTGAGGAGGAGGCTACCCTCAACCTTAACGCCATGAACCAACTCAAGGGAAAGAAGCCATGGTCTCTATCCTTCTCCTTCGGACGTGCTCTTCAGCAAAGCACACTGAAGGCATGGGCAGGGAAAGAGGAAAACATCCCAAAGGCACAGGCTGCTCTCCTCACAAGGGCCAAGGCCAACTCTGAGGCTACTCTTGGAACCTACAAGGGTGATGCCAAGCTCGGTGAGGGTGCCGCTGAGTCTCTCCATGTGAAGGATTACAAGTACTGA
- the LOC103453938 gene encoding trihelix transcription factor PTL-like: MEMEDQYNMSDLRQLMNGSRTHFPSIPLQPPTELFPNHHRGPPPTLHHQHHPYEQLMMMGRSQAHEMIPRGLHHHHEFRSPDSTSAAGGVTTPTTVTAAPSLSGGGLETEAGGCLGGEGSGRWPRQETLTLLEIRSRLDFKFKEANQKGPLWDEVSRIMFEEHGYQRSGKKCREKFENLYKYYKKTKEGKAGRQDGKHYRFFRQLEALYGETTNAVVSPSLPAETHFVGNNSSNYRCQAAGNAQANQEITTPYHHQSSDQKHCDSLSLSNSSEFETSSSEDQDINNDVSAAAMDDDLQEVKTTRKRRGGGGGRGWKAKIKEFIDVQMRKLMEKQEEWLERLMRTLEQKERERVVREEEWRKQEVDRVEREHKFWAKERAWIEARDKALMDTLHKISGGSSSTDQAKATNYNSSSPDHHDRDQIVHNMSRSTKELLNKKRKENANSRSASAACYFQSNESCSSLYSSKGGYCGEMSNEQGNHDGSNNSPNCGNNANNVGSNAVPDNCFPFLMSEGENLWENYGLKLSTESQNQ, translated from the exons ATGGAAATGGAGGATCAGTACAACATGTCCGATCTCCGGCAACTCATGAACGGAAGTCGGACTCACTTCCCCTCCATCCCACTACAACCCCCCACTGAGCTCTTCCCGAACCACCACCGAGGACCTCCTCCAACTCTTCATCATCAACACCATCCGTACGAGCAGCTCATGATGATGGGCCGTTCTCAAGCCCACGAGATGATCCCTCGTGGGCTTCACCATCATCATGAGTTTCGCTCTCCGGACTCTACTAGTGCTGCCGGAGGTGTCACTACTCCTACTACTGTTACAGCAGCTCCTTCCCTTAGTGGCGGTGGCTTGGAGACTGAAGCTGGCGGGTGTCTTGGAGGCGAAGGGTCTGGAAGGTGGCCGAGGCAAGAGACTCTCACTCTTCTGGAGATCCGATCACGGCTTGATTTTAAGTTCAAAGAGGCTAATCAGAAGGGTCCTCTCTGGGATGAAGTCTCTAG GATCATGTTTGAGGAACATGGGTATCAAAGAAGTGGGAAAAAATGTAGAGAgaagtttgaaaatttgtaCAAGTACTACAAGAAAACAAAGGAAGGAAAGGCTGGAAGACAAGATGGCAAGCATTATCGGTTCTTTCGACAGCTCGAAGCTCTCTATGGAGAAACCACCAACGCCGTAGTCTCACCATCTTTACCTGCAGAAACCCATTTCGTCGGTAATAATAGTAGCAATTATCGTTGCCAAGCAGCCGGCAATGCTCAAGCAAATCAAGAGATCACTACTCCCTATCATCATCAATCATCTGATCAAAAGCACTGTGACAGCCTTAGCCTCTCGAATTCATCCGAGTTTGAAACCTCCTCCTCAGAAGATCAAGACATTAATAATGATGTCAGTGCAGCCGCAATGGACGATGATCTGCAGGAGGTGAAGACAACGAGGAAGAGAAGAGGGGGTGGCGGGGGGAGGGGTTGGAAGGCGAAGATAAAAGAGTTTATCGATGTGCAAATGAGGAAGCTAATGGAGAAGCAAGAGGAGTGGTTGGAGAGGCTAATGAGAACCCTTGAGCaaaaggagagggagagggtggtGAGAGAGGAGGAGTGGAGGAAACAAGAAGTTGATAGGGTTGAGAGAGAGCACAAGTTTTGGGCCAAAGAGAGGGCATGGATTGAAGCTAGGGATAAAGCTTTGATGGATACATTGCACAAGATATCGGGAGGATCATCATCAACTGATCAAGCAAAAGCTACTAATTACAATTCGTCATCACCTGATCATCATGATCGTGATCAAATAGTTCATAACATGAGTAGGAGTACCAAGGAGTTATTGAATAAGAAGCGAAAGGAGAATGCAAATTCAAGAAGTGCATCGGCAGCTTGTTACTTTCAGAGCAATGAGTCTTGTTCCTCATTATATAGTAGTAAGGGAGGGTATTGTGGTGAAATGAGTAATGAACAAGGTAATCATGATGGTTCTAACAATTCTCCTAATTGTGGGAATAATGCAAATAATGTGGGGAGCAATGCAGTGCCTGATAATTGTTTTCCCTTCTTGATGAGTGAGGGGGAGAACTTGTGGGAAAATTATGGATTGAAGCTCAGCACGGAAAGCCAAAACCAGTGA